The following proteins come from a genomic window of Pseudomonas hygromyciniae:
- a CDS encoding efflux RND transporter permease subunit: MKGSFNLSDWALKHQSFVWYLMFVALLMGVFSYMNLGREEDPSFTIKTMVIQTRWPGATQEETLKQVTDRIEKKLEELDSLDYVKSYTRPGESTVFVFLKDTTSAKAIPEIWYQVRKKIDDIRGTFPQGLQGPSFNDEFGDVFGSVYAFTADGMSMRQLRDYVEQVRAEIRAVPGLGKVEMIGQQDEVIYLNFSTRKLAALGIDQRHVVQSLQSQNAVTPAGVIEAGPERISVRTTGQFASEKDLADVNLRLNDRFYRLADIADISRGYVDPARPMFRFNGQQAIGLAIAMQKGGNIQEFGKALHQRMDELTADLPVGIGVHKVSDQAEVVEEAVGGFTSALFEAVIIVLVVSFISLGLRAGLVVACSIPLVLALVFVFMEYSGITMQRVSLGALIIALGLLVDDAMITVEMMITRLEKGETLEQAATFAYTSTAFPMLTGTLVTVAGFVPIGLNASSAGEYTFTLFAVIAVAMLVSWVVAVLFAPVIGVHILSSKVKPHNEEPGRIGRAFNGGMLWAMRNRWWAIGLTVLLFAASVFSMQFVQNQFFPSSDRPEILVDLNLPQNASINETRKAVDRLEAIIKDDPDITRWSTYIGQGAIRFYLPLDQQLENPYYAQLVIVSKGLEERGALIERLQKRLRDDFVGVGSFVQPLEMGPPVGRPIQYRVSGKDIDQVRKHAIELATLLDKNSHLGEIIYDWNEPGKVLRIDIAQDKARQLGLSSEDVAQLMNSVVSGAAVTQVHDDIYLINVVGRAEDAERGTPETLQNLQIVTPSGTSIPLLAFATVRYELEQPLVWRRDRLPTITIKAAVRDEMQPTDLVKQLKPEIDKFSAGLPVGYKVATGGTVEESGKAQGPIASVVPLMLFLMATFLMIQLHSVQKTFLVASVAPLGLIGVALALIPTGTPMGFVAILGILALIGIIIRNSVILVTQIDAYERDGYTPWDAVVQATEHRRRPILLTAAAASLGMIPIAREVFWGPMAYAMIGGIIIATLLTLLFLPALYVAWYKIREPKTAP; the protein is encoded by the coding sequence ATGAAAGGGAGCTTCAACTTATCCGACTGGGCGCTCAAGCATCAGTCCTTCGTCTGGTACCTGATGTTCGTCGCGCTGCTGATGGGCGTGTTTTCCTACATGAACCTGGGGCGCGAGGAAGATCCGTCCTTCACCATCAAGACCATGGTGATCCAGACCCGCTGGCCGGGCGCAACCCAGGAAGAAACCCTCAAGCAGGTCACCGACCGCATCGAGAAAAAGCTCGAAGAGCTGGACTCGCTGGACTATGTAAAAAGCTACACCCGGCCCGGTGAGTCCACGGTTTTTGTGTTCCTCAAGGACACCACCAGCGCCAAGGCGATCCCCGAGATCTGGTACCAGGTGCGCAAGAAGATCGACGACATCCGCGGCACCTTCCCCCAGGGCTTGCAGGGGCCGTCGTTCAACGACGAGTTCGGTGATGTATTTGGCTCGGTGTACGCCTTTACCGCCGATGGCATGTCGATGCGCCAGTTGCGCGATTACGTCGAGCAGGTGCGCGCCGAGATCCGGGCGGTGCCGGGGTTGGGCAAGGTCGAGATGATCGGCCAGCAGGACGAAGTGATCTACCTGAATTTCTCCACGCGCAAACTGGCCGCCCTGGGGATTGACCAGCGCCATGTGGTGCAGAGCCTGCAATCGCAGAACGCGGTGACCCCGGCCGGGGTGATCGAGGCCGGGCCGGAGCGGATTTCGGTGCGCACCACCGGGCAATTCGCCTCGGAAAAGGATCTGGCCGACGTCAACCTGCGTCTCAATGACCGCTTCTACCGCCTGGCGGATATCGCAGATATCAGCCGGGGCTATGTGGATCCGGCGCGGCCAATGTTTCGTTTCAACGGTCAGCAAGCCATCGGCCTGGCCATCGCCATGCAGAAGGGCGGCAACATCCAGGAATTCGGCAAGGCGCTGCACCAGCGCATGGACGAGCTGACGGCCGACCTGCCGGTGGGCATTGGCGTGCACAAGGTGTCGGACCAGGCAGAGGTGGTGGAGGAAGCGGTCGGCGGCTTCACCAGTGCGCTGTTCGAGGCGGTGATCATCGTGCTGGTGGTGAGCTTTATCAGCCTCGGCCTGCGTGCCGGGTTGGTGGTGGCATGCTCGATCCCGCTGGTGCTGGCACTGGTGTTTGTGTTTATGGAGTACAGCGGCATCACCATGCAGCGGGTGTCGCTGGGCGCGTTGATCATCGCCCTTGGTTTGCTGGTGGACGACGCGATGATCACCGTGGAAATGATGATCACCCGCCTGGAAAAAGGCGAAACCCTGGAGCAGGCCGCGACCTTTGCCTACACCTCCACCGCGTTCCCGATGCTCACCGGGACCCTAGTGACCGTGGCCGGGTTTGTGCCCATTGGCCTTAACGCCAGCTCGGCCGGCGAATATACCTTCACCCTGTTTGCCGTTATTGCCGTGGCGATGCTGGTGTCGTGGGTGGTGGCCGTGTTGTTTGCGCCGGTGATTGGCGTGCATATCCTCAGCAGCAAGGTCAAACCGCACAATGAAGAGCCGGGGCGCATTGGCCGGGCCTTCAATGGCGGCATGTTGTGGGCCATGCGCAATCGCTGGTGGGCGATCGGCCTCACGGTGCTGCTGTTCGCGGCGTCGGTGTTTTCCATGCAGTTTGTGCAAAACCAGTTCTTCCCGTCGTCGGATCGCCCGGAAATCCTCGTCGATCTCAACCTGCCGCAAAACGCCTCGATCAACGAAACCCGTAAGGCGGTGGACCGTCTGGAAGCGATCATCAAGGACGATCCGGATATCACGCGCTGGAGCACCTACATCGGTCAGGGGGCGATCCGCTTCTACCTGCCCCTGGACCAGCAACTGGAGAACCCGTATTACGCGCAGTTGGTGATCGTCAGCAAAGGTCTGGAAGAGCGCGGTGCGTTGATCGAGCGCCTGCAAAAACGTTTGCGCGATGACTTTGTGGGTGTCGGCAGCTTTGTCCAACCTCTGGAAATGGGCCCGCCGGTCGGGCGGCCGATCCAGTATCGGGTGTCGGGCAAGGACATCGATCAGGTGCGCAAACACGCCATCGAGCTGGCGACACTGCTGGATAAAAACAGCCACCTGGGCGAGATCATCTACGACTGGAACGAGCCGGGCAAAGTGCTGCGGATCGATATTGCCCAGGACAAGGCGCGCCAACTCGGGCTGTCGTCCGAAGATGTGGCGCAGTTGATGAACAGCGTGGTCAGCGGCGCGGCCGTGACCCAGGTGCACGACGATATCTACCTGATCAACGTGGTCGGCCGCGCCGAAGACGCCGAACGCGGTACCCCGGAAACCTTGCAGAACCTGCAGATCGTCACCCCCAGCGGCACTTCGATTCCGCTGCTGGCCTTTGCCACTGTGCGCTACGAGTTGGAGCAGCCGCTGGTGTGGCGCCGCGATCGCCTGCCGACCATCACCATCAAGGCCGCCGTGCGCGATGAGATGCAGCCGACCGACCTGGTCAAGCAGCTCAAGCCTGAAATCGACAAGTTCAGCGCCGGTTTGCCGGTGGGCTACAAGGTCGCAACCGGCGGCACCGTGGAGGAAAGCGGCAAGGCCCAGGGCCCGATTGCCAGCGTGGTGCCGTTGATGCTGTTCTTGATGGCGACCTTTTTGATGATCCAATTGCACAGCGTGCAGAAGACGTTCCTGGTGGCCAGCGTGGCCCCACTGGGCCTGATCGGCGTGGCGTTGGCGCTGATTCCCACCGGCACGCCCATGGGCTTTGTGGCGATCCTGGGGATCCTGGCGCTGATCGGCATCATCATCCGCAACTCGGTGATCCTGGTGACCCAGATCGACGCCTATGAGCGTGATGGCTACACGCCGTGGGACGCGGTGGTGCAAGCCACTGAACACCGGCGCCGGCCGATCCTGCTGACGGCGGCGGCGGCCAGCCTGGGCATGATCCCCATCGCGCGGGAGGTGTTCTGGGGGCCGATGGCTTACGCGATGATCGGCGGCATCATCATCGCGACCTTGCTGACGTTGCTGTTTTTGCCGGCGCTGTATGTGGCCTGGTACAAAATCCGCGAGCCCAAGACCGCGCCGTAA
- a CDS encoding glycoside hydrolase: MPRNLRRALCISMLLLSPLAVASTVLENPQWRIELDAATLAVRVTPAGGEPVQAASGVAAHQVSQLKQSKQQANWQWDNGAYRLSATLDQRDLIITVTAREAAELELIRQPASAMGNGLIWPLAEGHYIPAGNRLWQDFLLEQGDVNSTQDLSLPLWGVDHGSFTLNWLLTNPYNNRLQWQAEGSRLGLSLHHEFTGLDPTAPMTLRLNLGEADVLAGAKRYRQWLIEQGRYEPLADKLQQIPAGKKLLGASHVYLWGNDLLGLGDVRDWAQLRTLLRAPDGLGAQLNGLLDPQAAQVVQVTLPFLDRYQQGVLLRGLNAALNKKARLNWQAQVQPDMQALAAGYGAVREELALAFASALNSPPQAWGSTLSTATIKTLQDSGLQRLLLTLGEGWEGGLWHSEAVRKGVEAGYLMAPYDSYETALADSENPDWITAHLGSRAYRDCAIMLKNGQLKTGFQKSGHYTDPRCVRPLLEARVAAVQARAGFNAWFLDAYATGMLFDSYRSVLGMTQAQNAEGNVDAARWIGNHLQLPVGSEDGNATTARGVLFAHGMQTPVMGWGDREMTQDKQSPYYVGAWYPPEQPAVFFKRVPLKEPLRTVYFAPAMRLPLYQAVFHGSVITTHHWLFDSLKLSNVQAENELTQLLYNVPPLYHLSAATLKQRLPMIQRQDGFFRPLHERLATQALTDFRWLSSDRLVQQTTFADGTRLVANFAQEQREGYAGRSVTALVVGAEPVVYQVD; the protein is encoded by the coding sequence ATGCCCCGTAACCTGCGCCGCGCCCTGTGCATCAGCATGCTGCTGCTCTCGCCACTGGCAGTGGCCAGCACCGTTCTGGAAAACCCCCAGTGGCGCATCGAACTCGACGCGGCCACCTTGGCCGTGCGCGTCACCCCGGCTGGCGGCGAACCGGTGCAAGCCGCCAGTGGCGTGGCGGCCCATCAGGTCAGCCAGTTGAAACAGTCCAAACAACAGGCCAATTGGCAATGGGACAACGGTGCCTATCGCCTCAGCGCCACCCTCGACCAGCGCGACCTGATCATCACCGTCACCGCACGCGAGGCCGCGGAGCTTGAGCTTATCCGCCAGCCTGCCAGCGCTATGGGCAATGGTTTGATCTGGCCCTTGGCCGAGGGGCATTACATCCCTGCCGGCAATCGTCTCTGGCAAGACTTCCTGCTCGAACAGGGCGACGTGAACAGCACCCAGGACCTGAGCCTGCCGTTATGGGGCGTCGACCACGGCAGCTTTACCCTCAACTGGCTGCTGACCAACCCCTACAACAATCGCTTGCAGTGGCAGGCCGAGGGCTCGCGCCTGGGCTTGTCGCTGCACCATGAATTCACCGGCCTTGACCCCACCGCGCCCATGACCCTGCGCCTGAACCTGGGCGAGGCCGACGTGCTGGCCGGTGCCAAACGTTATCGCCAATGGCTGATAGAGCAGGGGCGCTACGAGCCTTTGGCAGACAAGCTGCAACAGATCCCCGCCGGCAAAAAACTGTTGGGCGCCAGCCATGTGTACCTGTGGGGCAATGACCTGCTGGGCCTGGGCGATGTGCGCGATTGGGCGCAGTTACGCACATTGCTGCGCGCCCCTGACGGGCTGGGCGCACAACTCAATGGCCTGCTGGACCCGCAAGCGGCGCAGGTGGTGCAAGTTACCCTGCCGTTTCTGGATCGCTATCAGCAAGGTGTGCTGCTCAGAGGGCTTAACGCGGCGCTGAACAAAAAGGCGCGGTTGAACTGGCAGGCCCAGGTGCAGCCCGATATGCAGGCACTCGCCGCTGGCTACGGTGCAGTCCGTGAGGAACTGGCGTTGGCGTTTGCCAGCGCCTTGAACTCCCCCCCTCAAGCCTGGGGCAGCACGTTGTCGACAGCCACGATAAAGACCCTGCAGGACAGCGGCCTGCAACGCCTGCTGTTGACCCTGGGGGAGGGCTGGGAAGGCGGGCTCTGGCACTCCGAGGCGGTGCGCAAGGGGGTCGAGGCCGGATACTTGATGGCGCCCTATGACTCCTATGAAACCGCGCTGGCGGATAGCGAAAACCCCGATTGGATCACCGCGCACCTGGGCAGCCGCGCCTACCGCGACTGCGCGATCATGCTCAAGAACGGCCAGCTCAAGACCGGTTTCCAGAAGTCCGGGCATTACACCGACCCGCGCTGCGTGCGCCCGCTGTTGGAGGCACGGGTGGCAGCGGTGCAGGCCCGGGCCGGGTTCAATGCCTGGTTTCTCGATGCATACGCCACCGGCATGTTGTTTGACAGCTATCGCTCGGTGCTGGGCATGACCCAGGCACAGAACGCTGAAGGTAATGTCGACGCGGCCCGCTGGATCGGCAATCACCTGCAGTTGCCAGTGGGTTCCGAAGACGGCAACGCCACCACCGCCCGGGGCGTGTTGTTCGCCCATGGCATGCAGACGCCGGTCATGGGCTGGGGCGACCGCGAGATGACCCAGGACAAGCAATCGCCTTACTACGTGGGGGCCTGGTACCCACCGGAACAGCCAGCGGTATTCTTCAAGCGCGTGCCGCTCAAAGAGCCGCTGCGCACCGTGTACTTTGCCCCGGCGATGCGCCTGCCGTTATATCAGGCGGTCTTCCATGGCTCGGTCATCACCACCCATCACTGGCTGTTCGACAGCCTGAAACTGAGCAATGTGCAGGCGGAAAACGAGCTGACCCAACTGCTTTACAACGTACCGCCGCTCTATCATCTGAGTGCCGCTACGTTGAAGCAGCGCTTGCCAATGATCCAGCGCCAGGATGGGTTCTTTCGCCCGTTGCATGAGCGTCTGGCGACCCAGGCGCTGACGGATTTTCGCTGGCTGAGCAGCGACCGGCTGGTGCAGCAGACCACCTTTGCCGATGGCACGCGGTTGGTGGCCAATTTTGCGCAGGAACAGCGGGAAGGGTATGCCGGGCGCAGTGTGACGGCGTTGGTGGTGGGGGCGGAGCCGGTGGTGTATCAGGTGGATTAG
- a CDS encoding acyl carrier protein, which translates to MENNLTRAEISEKVIRLFVDIIGFIDRSQVTEQTDFIHDFKIIDEDLTCFVMQIKWQFKLQATQDDWDHITTIQQVVDLIVQCRRRGN; encoded by the coding sequence ATGGAAAATAACCTGACCAGGGCCGAGATCAGTGAAAAAGTGATCCGGCTTTTCGTCGATATCATTGGCTTTATCGACCGAAGCCAGGTGACAGAACAAACGGACTTCATCCACGACTTTAAGATCATTGATGAAGATCTGACCTGCTTTGTCATGCAGATCAAATGGCAATTCAAATTGCAGGCAACTCAGGATGATTGGGATCACATCACGACTATCCAGCAAGTTGTCGATTTGATTGTTCAATGTCGGCGGAGGGGCAACTGA
- a CDS encoding class I SAM-dependent methyltransferase, which yields MKLAPDDLDQITSTTLGHYNQVAEDFREGTRDHDVSQNIEALLRHIQGDAPFTVLDFGCGPGRDLQTFTRLGHIAVGLDGAERFAQMARQDSGCEVLHQDFLKLDLPAERFDGIFANAVLFHIPKQELPRILRQLHGALKPGGVLFSSNPRGENQEGWNGPRYGSYHDLEAWQGLLTAAGFVELEHYYRPAGLPREQQPWLASVWRKVGVV from the coding sequence ATGAAACTCGCCCCCGACGACCTCGACCAGATTACTTCCACCACCCTGGGCCACTACAACCAGGTGGCCGAGGATTTTCGCGAAGGCACCCGCGACCACGATGTGAGCCAGAACATCGAGGCGTTGCTGCGGCATATCCAGGGTGATGCACCGTTTACCGTGCTGGACTTCGGCTGCGGGCCGGGGCGCGACTTGCAGACGTTTACCCGCCTGGGACATATCGCCGTCGGGCTCGATGGCGCCGAGCGGTTTGCGCAGATGGCGCGCCAGGACAGCGGCTGCGAAGTGCTGCACCAGGACTTCCTCAAGCTCGACCTGCCGGCCGAGCGTTTCGATGGGATTTTTGCCAATGCGGTGCTGTTTCATATTCCCAAGCAGGAATTGCCGCGCATTCTCAGGCAGTTGCATGGGGCGTTGAAGCCGGGTGGGGTGTTATTCAGCTCCAACCCCCGAGGGGAAAACCAAGAGGGCTGGAACGGGCCGCGTTATGGCTCGTATCACGACCTTGAGGCCTGGCAGGGGCTGCTGACTGCGGCGGGGTTTGTGGAGCTGGAGCACTACTATCGCCCCGCAGGCCTGCCGCGTGAGCAGCAGCCTTGGTTGGCCAGTGTGTGGCGTAAGGTCGGGGTTGTCTGA
- a CDS encoding methionine ABC transporter permease produces the protein MWFDRLLQGAIDTLLMVGVSSLIALLVGIPLAVFLVTSDKGGIYQAPALNRVLGAFVNLFRSIPFLILMVALIPFTRLIVGTTYGVWAAVVPLTIAATPFFARIAEVSLREVDHGLIEAAQAMGCRRWHIVWHVLLPEALPGIVGGFTITLVTMINSSAMAGAIGAGGLGDIAYRYGYQRFDSQIMLTVIVLLVILVAAIQLGGDRLARGLNKR, from the coding sequence ATGTGGTTTGATCGTTTATTGCAGGGCGCCATCGACACCTTGTTGATGGTGGGCGTGTCGTCGTTGATCGCCTTGCTGGTGGGGATCCCGCTGGCGGTGTTCCTGGTGACCAGCGACAAGGGCGGCATCTACCAGGCCCCGGCGTTGAACCGGGTGCTGGGGGCGTTCGTCAATCTGTTCCGCTCCATCCCGTTCCTGATTCTGATGGTGGCGCTGATCCCCTTCACCCGCCTGATCGTCGGCACCACTTACGGCGTATGGGCCGCCGTGGTGCCACTGACCATCGCCGCCACGCCGTTCTTTGCGCGGATCGCCGAAGTCAGCCTGCGTGAAGTCGACCATGGCCTGATCGAAGCCGCGCAGGCCATGGGCTGCCGGCGCTGGCATATCGTCTGGCATGTGCTGTTGCCCGAAGCGCTGCCGGGGATTGTCGGCGGGTTCACCATTACCCTGGTGACCATGATCAACTCCTCGGCCATGGCCGGGGCGATTGGCGCCGGAGGCCTGGGGGACATCGCCTACCGCTACGGCTACCAGCGCTTCGACAGCCAGATCATGCTCACGGTGATTGTGCTGTTGGTGATTCTGGTGGCGGCAATCCAACTGGGCGGCGATCGCCTGGCGCGCGGGCTGAACAAGCGCTGA
- a CDS encoding methionine ABC transporter ATP-binding protein, protein MSAANAQLRDLGTPPRDARQTELHPDLNHAHVRFINLGKTYDGTVHALQGIDLAIQRGEVFGIIGRSGAGKSSLIRTINRLEQPSSGRVLIDQVDIGDFDEDRLVALRRRIGMIFQHFNLMSAKTVWQNVELPLKVAGVPKPQREQKVRELLELVGLQDKHKAYPAQLSGGQKQRVGIARSLVHDPQILLCDEATSALDPETTQSILGLLREINQRLGLTIVLITHEMAVIREICDRVVVLEHGRIVEQGPVWEVFGNPRHEVSKTLLAPLQHGLPDELQKRLQATPQSAHAAVVLRLQFTGASADEPDLAALFSALGGRVRLLQGGVERIQGHALGQLLLAVTGSTLDADTLRTRATRWAQQVEVLGYVV, encoded by the coding sequence ATGAGCGCCGCCAACGCCCAACTGCGCGACCTCGGCACACCGCCCAGGGACGCCCGGCAGACAGAGCTGCATCCGGACTTGAACCACGCCCATGTGCGTTTTATCAACTTGGGCAAAACCTATGACGGCACGGTGCACGCACTACAAGGTATCGACCTGGCGATCCAGCGCGGCGAAGTGTTCGGCATCATTGGCCGCAGCGGCGCTGGCAAGTCGTCGCTGATCCGCACCATCAACCGCCTGGAACAACCCAGCAGCGGCCGGGTGTTGATCGACCAGGTGGATATCGGCGACTTCGACGAAGACCGCCTGGTGGCCCTGCGGCGGCGCATCGGCATGATCTTCCAGCACTTCAACCTGATGTCGGCCAAGACCGTGTGGCAGAACGTCGAACTGCCGCTGAAAGTTGCCGGTGTGCCCAAGCCACAACGCGAGCAAAAAGTGCGTGAGCTCCTGGAATTGGTGGGCTTGCAGGACAAGCACAAGGCGTACCCGGCGCAGTTGTCCGGGGGCCAGAAACAACGGGTGGGCATCGCCCGCTCGCTGGTACACGACCCGCAGATCCTGCTGTGCGACGAAGCCACCTCGGCCCTGGACCCGGAAACCACCCAGTCGATCCTCGGCCTGTTGCGCGAGATCAACCAGCGCCTGGGCCTGACCATCGTGCTGATCACCCATGAGATGGCCGTGATCCGCGAAATCTGCGACCGCGTGGTGGTGCTGGAGCATGGGCGGATCGTCGAGCAAGGCCCGGTATGGGAAGTATTTGGCAACCCCCGGCATGAGGTCAGCAAAACCCTGCTCGCGCCCCTGCAACACGGCTTGCCCGACGAGTTGCAAAAACGCCTGCAAGCCACGCCGCAGTCAGCGCATGCAGCGGTGGTGCTGCGCCTGCAGTTTACCGGCGCCAGTGCCGACGAGCCGGACCTCGCCGCGCTGTTCAGCGCCCTGGGTGGGCGCGTGCGCCTGCTGCAAGGTGGGGTCGAACGCATCCAGGGCCACGCCCTGGGGCAATTGCTGCTGGCGGTGACGGGCTCAACCCTGGACGCCGACACATTACGCACCCGCGCCACGCGCTGGGCACAACAGGTCGAGGTGCTGGGTTATGTGGTTTGA
- a CDS encoding MetQ/NlpA family ABC transporter substrate-binding protein, with protein sequence MKKTLLSHPVKALALALGLFSSAVFAADAPLKIGTTAAFAIPLEAAVEEAGKQGLKVELVEFTDWIAPNVSLAAGDIDVNYFQHIPFLENAKAAAGFDLVPFKPGIINNVGLYSKKYKSFDELPQGASVAIANDPINSGRGLQLLAKAGLITLKPGVGYKATEEDIVANPKKIKILQVEAVQLVRAYDDADLVQGYPAYIRLSKTFNAESALLFDGLDHPEYVIQFVTQPKGTTDPRVIKFVEIYQHSPVVRAALDKSLGKLYQVGWEG encoded by the coding sequence ATGAAAAAAACCCTGCTCTCCCACCCAGTCAAAGCACTGGCCCTAGCTCTCGGTCTGTTCAGCTCGGCGGTATTTGCCGCCGATGCGCCGCTCAAAATCGGCACCACCGCCGCCTTCGCCATTCCCCTGGAAGCCGCCGTCGAAGAGGCCGGCAAGCAGGGCCTGAAAGTCGAGCTGGTGGAGTTCACCGACTGGATCGCGCCCAACGTCAGCCTCGCCGCCGGCGATATCGACGTGAACTACTTCCAGCACATCCCGTTCCTGGAAAACGCCAAGGCCGCCGCCGGTTTTGACTTGGTGCCGTTCAAGCCCGGGATCATCAACAACGTGGGCCTGTACTCGAAAAAATACAAAAGCTTCGATGAACTGCCCCAAGGCGCCAGCGTGGCCATCGCCAACGACCCGATCAACAGCGGGCGCGGCCTGCAACTGCTGGCCAAGGCGGGCTTGATCACCCTCAAGCCGGGCGTGGGCTACAAGGCCACCGAAGAAGACATCGTCGCCAACCCGAAAAAGATCAAGATCCTGCAGGTCGAAGCCGTGCAGTTGGTGCGCGCCTATGACGACGCCGACCTGGTGCAGGGCTACCCGGCCTATATCCGCCTGTCCAAGACCTTCAATGCCGAGTCGGCGCTGCTGTTCGACGGCCTCGACCATCCGGAATACGTGATCCAGTTCGTGACCCAGCCCAAAGGCACCACCGACCCGCGCGTCATCAAGTTCGTCGAGATCTACCAGCACTCGCCGGTGGTCCGCGCAGCCCTGGATAAATCCCTGGGCAAGCTCTACCAAGTCGGCTGGGAAGGCTGA
- a CDS encoding LLM class flavin-dependent oxidoreductase yields the protein MPKKKILLNAFNMNCIGHINHGLWTHPRDTSTQYKTIAYWTELAQLLERGLFDGLFIADIVGVYDVYQGSVDVPLKESIQLPVNDPLLLVSAMAAVTKHLGFGLTANLTYEPPYLFARRMSTLDHLSRGRVGWNIVTGYLDSAAKAMGLTEQVEHDRRYDQADEYLEVLYKLWEGSWEDDAVLNDPKQRIYAQPGKVHKIEHHGEFYQVEGYHLCEPSPQRTPVLFQAGSSERGLLFAGRHAECVFISGQNKAATKVQVDKVRASAVEAGRKPDDIKVFMGLNVIVGATEALAWAKHAEYLSYASAEAGVAHFSASTAIDFSQYELDEPIQYVKSNAIQSATKTLQNNDWTRRKLLEQHALGGRYITLVGSPAQVADELESWIAETGLDGFNLTRIVTPESYVDFIELVIPELQRRGSYKTAYETGTLREKVFHRDAYLPKQHTGSTYRHQPL from the coding sequence ATGCCCAAGAAAAAGATCCTGCTCAATGCCTTCAACATGAACTGCATCGGGCATATCAACCATGGGCTGTGGACCCATCCACGGGACACCTCGACCCAGTACAAAACCATCGCATACTGGACCGAACTTGCGCAGCTGCTGGAGCGCGGCCTGTTCGACGGTTTGTTCATCGCCGATATCGTGGGTGTGTACGACGTCTATCAAGGCTCGGTCGACGTGCCGCTCAAGGAGTCGATCCAACTGCCGGTCAACGACCCGCTGCTGCTGGTCTCGGCCATGGCCGCCGTGACCAAGCACCTCGGCTTCGGCCTGACCGCCAACCTCACCTACGAACCGCCGTATCTGTTCGCCCGGCGCATGTCCACCCTCGATCACCTGAGCCGTGGCCGGGTGGGCTGGAACATCGTCACCGGCTATCTGGACAGCGCCGCCAAGGCCATGGGCCTCACCGAACAGGTCGAGCATGACCGGCGCTACGACCAGGCCGACGAGTACTTGGAGGTGCTGTACAAGCTCTGGGAAGGCAGCTGGGAAGACGACGCGGTGCTCAATGACCCCAAGCAACGGATCTATGCCCAGCCGGGCAAGGTGCACAAGATCGAGCACCACGGTGAGTTCTACCAAGTGGAGGGCTATCACCTGTGCGAGCCGTCGCCGCAGCGCACGCCGGTGCTGTTCCAGGCCGGCAGTTCCGAGCGCGGCCTGCTGTTCGCCGGGCGCCATGCCGAGTGCGTGTTTATCAGCGGGCAGAACAAGGCCGCGACCAAGGTACAAGTGGACAAGGTGCGCGCCAGCGCAGTCGAGGCCGGGCGCAAGCCGGACGACATCAAGGTGTTCATGGGGCTCAACGTGATTGTCGGCGCCACCGAGGCGTTGGCCTGGGCCAAGCACGCCGAGTACCTGAGCTACGCCAGTGCCGAAGCCGGCGTGGCGCACTTCAGCGCATCCACCGCCATCGATTTCTCGCAGTACGAACTGGATGAGCCGATCCAGTACGTGAAGAGCAACGCCATCCAGTCAGCCACCAAGACCTTGCAGAACAATGACTGGACCCGTCGCAAGTTGTTGGAGCAGCACGCATTGGGCGGGCGCTATATCACCCTGGTGGGTTCGCCTGCGCAGGTGGCGGATGAGCTGGAATCCTGGATCGCCGAGACCGGTCTGGATGGCTTCAACCTGACGCGCATTGTGACGCCGGAAAGCTATGTGGATTTTATCGAACTGGTGATTCCGGAGTTGCAAAGGCGCGGGTCGTACAAGACCGCTTATGAGACCGGGACACTGCGGGAAAAAGTGTTCCACCGCGATGCCTATTTACCCAAACAACACACCGGTTCCACCTACCGCCACCAACCCCTGTAG